One stretch of Pirellulales bacterium DNA includes these proteins:
- a CDS encoding response regulator gives MARERILVVDDEEDLLELVNYNLTKEGYRVRCVASGEEALAEARQNVPDLIVLDLLLPSVDGLEICRVLKADSRTAHVPILMLTAKSEESDVVSGLELGADDYMTKPFSPRVLLARIRALLRRARTKDVLEEQGTVRIHEIVIHPGRHEVLINGEPGDLTYTEFRLLHFLARKPGWAFTRVQIVDAVKGEDYPVTERSVDVQVAGLRKKLGPYGHYIETVRGVGYRFKE, from the coding sequence ATGGCCCGTGAACGAATCCTCGTCGTCGACGACGAGGAAGATTTGCTCGAATTGGTCAACTACAATCTGACCAAAGAAGGCTATCGCGTTCGTTGCGTCGCGTCGGGCGAAGAAGCGCTTGCCGAGGCGCGGCAAAATGTGCCCGACCTGATCGTGCTCGATCTGCTCTTGCCGTCGGTCGATGGCCTGGAAATCTGCCGCGTTCTCAAGGCAGACAGCCGCACGGCCCATGTGCCGATCCTGATGCTCACCGCCAAGAGTGAAGAATCGGATGTCGTCAGCGGCTTGGAACTCGGCGCCGACGATTACATGACCAAGCCCTTCAGCCCCCGGGTGCTGCTGGCGCGGATTCGGGCCCTGTTGCGGCGAGCCCGCACCAAAGACGTGCTCGAAGAGCAAGGCACCGTTCGCATTCACGAAATTGTCATCCATCCCGGCCGGCACGAAGTTTTGATCAACGGCGAGCCCGGCGATCTAACCTATACTGAATTCCGCCTGCTGCATTTTTTGGCCCGCAAGCCCGGCTGGGCATTCACGCGGGTGCAGATCGTCGACGCCGTGAAGGGAGAAGATTATCCGGTGACGGAGCGGTCGGTCGACGTGCAGGTTGCCGGCCTGCGGAAGAAACTCGGCCCCTACGGACACTATATTGAAACGGTGCGCGGCGTCGGCTACCGTTTCAAGGAATAG